A window of Silurus meridionalis isolate SWU-2019-XX chromosome 4, ASM1480568v1, whole genome shotgun sequence contains these coding sequences:
- the LOC124384986 gene encoding CCN family member 3-like, translating into MKKEVSLSVCAQVLLLCAVMCARQRGEPCSHTEPCQKGLHCRYTGGTRNRPGLCAPPDAESCVLGKSVYHNGETFFPSCSYQCVCHGGQISCVPRCNLDVMLPSPECPFPRKVQVPGECCEKWVCDAQAEVSMLGGFAMAAYRQEETVGFDPTMECIEQTTEWSACSRSCGMGVSTRVTNRNRRCEMVKQNRLCMVRPCHTLKEQADPQESGTCLEVTQSPKPVHFTFRNCSSVQAFRPRFCGQCSDDRCCTPHATKTAPVTFSCPNGSTLKRLFMFIRTCVCHRNCPAENVSKHGPEIGYTAILTR; encoded by the exons ATGAAGAAGGAAGTTTCTCTGTCCGTCTGTGCACAG GTTCTGTTATTGTGTGCAGTGATGTGTGCGAGACAGAGAGGAGAACCATGTTCACACACAGAGCCGTGTCAGAAGGGGCTGCACTGTCGCTACACAGGAGGAACCCGGAACAGGCCTGGACTGTGTGCTC CTCCTGATGCAGAATCATGTGTACTTGGAAAGTCTGTGTACCACAACGGAGAGACATTCTTCCCAAGCTGCAGttaccagtgtgtgtgtcatggtGGGCAAATCAGCTGTGTCCCCCGCTGTAATCTAGATGTGATGCTTCCGAGTCCGGAATGTCCATTCCCACGGAAGGTGCAAGTTCCAGGAGAATGCTGTGAGAAGTGGGTGTGTGATGCACAGGCCGAGGTCAGCATGCTGGGGGGTTTTGCCATGGCAG CATACAGACAGGAGGAGACAGTGGGCTTTGATCCCACTATGGAATGCATCGAGCAGACAACAGAGTGGAGTGCATGTTCACGTTCCTGCGGAATGGGTGTGTCTACACGGGTGACGAATCGGAACCGCCGTTGTGAGATGGTAAAACAGAACCGCTTGTGTATGGTGCGTCCCTGCCACACTCTCAAAGAGCAAGCAGACCCTCAG GAATCTGGGACATGTCTCGAGGTGACTCAGAGCCCCAAGCCTGTCCACTTCACCTTCCGGAACTGTTCAAGCGTGCAGGCATTTCGTCCTCGTTTCTGCGGCCAGTGTTCAGATGATCGCTGCTGTACGCCGCACGCCACCAAAACGGCCCCTGTGACATTCAGCTGTCCAAATGGAAGCACACTCAAGAGACTTTTCATGTTCATTCGTACATGTGTGTGTCACCGTAACTGCCCTGCTGAAAATGTATCAAAGCATGGACCCG